GAGGAGATGCCGTCGGCAAGGACCGCGGCAATGCCCTTCAGGCTGAGCAGCGGCTCCTCGGGAATGAGGACGCCGTGAAAGTCCTGGTTGATGGGCTTGCGGCCCTTGTCGGAATGCTGGCCGACCGAAATCGAGAGACCGGGGCTCATCGTCATCACCAGGAGAAAGGAGCCTCACCCTGGCTGGGCGAGGCTCCTCTGTCGAGACGTGTTTGATCAGGCCGCAACGCGGGGCTTGGCGACCTTGTCGACCTGGCGCTTCGGCTTGGTCATGACGTGCGTCGCGTAGAGAGTCATGCCGGTGAAGGCGAGGCCGCCGACGAGGTTGCCGAGTACGGTCGGGATCTCGTTCCAGATCAGATAGTCCATGATCGAGAACTTCGCACCGAGCAGCAGGCCCGACGGGAATAGGAACATGTTCACGACGGAATGCTCGAACACCATGTAGAAGAACACCAGGATCGGCATCCACATCGCGATGACCTTGCCCGGCACCGAGGTCGAGATCATGGCGCCGACCACGCCGGTCGAAACCATCCAATTGCAGAGCATGCCGCGCAGGAACAGCGTCGCCATGCCGGCCGCGCCGTGCGCGGCATAGCCGAGGGTTCGGCCCTCGCCGATATTGCCGATGGCAGCCCCGACCTTGTCGGGCGCCTGCGTGAAGCCGAACGTCGTCACGAAGGCCATCATGAAGGCGACGGTGAAGGCGCCGGCGAAATTGCCGACGAACACGAGGCCCCAATTGCGCAGCACGCCGCCGACAGTGACACCCGGGCGCTTGTCGATCAGCGCGAGCGGCGAGAGCACGAATACGCCGGTCAGGAGATCGAAGCCCAAGAGATAGAGCATGACGAAGCCGACCGGGAACAACAGCGCGCCGACCAGCGGCTGGCCCGTGTTCACGGTGATCGTCACGGCGAACCAGGCCGCGAGCGCAAGGATGGCGCCGGCCATGTAGGCGCGGATGATGGTATCCCGGGTGGACATGAAGATCTTGGACTCGCCTGCATCCACCATCTTGGTGACGAATTCCGAAGGCGCGAGATACGACATCAATGGATCCTTTTGCTTCGTAAGTGAGATCGACACGCCCCCTGGGAGAGCGCGGCTGAACGTCTTGGGCCGTGCGGGCTGGCCTGCCGCGCACGAGAGCTATGGAAAGTCTGGAAGCCCTGGGAATCGAAGCCTTGGGGATCGCGTCACGATGACCGAAGGGCCGCGAAGCATTTGAAGCTTCCGGAAATGCAGCCGCCAGAGGCTGCAACAATGCGGCAAGCCGCAGTCTTCGTTGACGCCGAAGGAAATGCAAGTTGCGTGCCGTCTGAGGGCGCCGGAAAGATATAGGGATATCAACGCCATGCGGCGCTGCCTGAGATGCTCTTGCCGCACCTCCGGGCCTCTTACATGAGCTGTTGCACAAGCTTTGTGCGGCGCACAAGTATTGGGCAGATCGCAAATTTCGGATGCGGAATGCCCCTGCGACGGTCTGGCGCAGTTCGCGTAACGAATTGATTTTACGATGGTTTTATCGGTGTCGGGCTTGGCACAAAGCTTGAATAGTTCCAGCCGACGCCATTGAAGCCGTCCCGCGAGACTTCTCATCCGACTTGCCGACGCCACCAGGCGGGGGTCTCCCCCGTCGTGCGTTCGCATGCGCCAAAGATGGCGCCGCCGGACGGACGGGCTGCTCGTGTGCACTGACGCCAATCAATTCTGCAACGATGCAAAGGATGACACTGCCTATGACCAAGCGCACCCGCCGGCCCTCGGAATCGACTGGCCTGAGCCGCCGTCAATTGTTGAAAGCCACCGGTTCGACCGCCGCACTTCTCACCGCAACAAAACTGAATTTCCCCGCCGGCGCCTTCGCGCAGGATGCCGGTCCCGAAGTCAAGGGCGCCAAGCTCGGCTTCATCGCGCTCTCCGATGCCGGCCCGCTCTTCGTCGCCAAGGACAAGGGCCTGTTCGCCAAATACGGCATGCCCGACGTCGACGTGCAGAAGCAGGCCTCCTGGGGCACCACGCGCGACAACCTCGTGCTCGGCTCCGAAGGCAACGGCATCGACGGCGCGCATATCCTCACCCCGATGCCGTACCTGATCTCGGCCGGCAAGGTGACGCAGAACAACCAGCCGACGCCGATGTACATCCTGGCGCGGCTCAATCTCGATGCCCAGTGCATCTCGGTCGCCAAGGAATATGCCGATCTCAAGGTCGGCGCCGATGCCTCGGTGCTGAAGGCCGCGTTCGAGAAGAAGAAGGCCGAGGGCAAGTCGGTCAAGGTCGCGATGACCTTCCCGGGCGGCACGCATGATCTCTGGGTCCGCTACTGGCTCGCCGCCGGCGGCATCGATCCCGACAAGGACGTCGAGACCATCACCGTGCCGCCGCCGCAGATGGTGGCCAACATGAAGGTCGGCACCATGGATGCTTTCTGCGTCGGCGAGCCCTGGCCCGGGCAGCTGGTCCATCAGGGCATCGGCTATACCGCCGTCAACACCGGCGAGATCTGGAGCAAGCATCCCGAAAAATCGCTCGGCATGCGCGCAGCCTGGGTCGACAAGAATCCCAAGGCCGCGAAAGCGATCCTAATGGCGGTGATGGAGGCACAGCAATGGGCCGACAAGATGGAGAACAAGGGCGAGCTCGCGACCATCATGGCCAAGCGCCAGTGGATCAACTGCCCGGTCGAGGACATCGCCGACCGCGCCAAGGGCAGGTTCGATTACGGCATCCCCGGCAAGGTGGTCGAGAACTCGCCGCACATCATGAAGTACTGGCGTGATCATGCTTCCTATCCGTTCCAGAGCCACGATCTCTGGTTCATGACGGAGGACATCCGCTGGGGCAAATACGAGGCCGGCATCGACAGCAAGGCGCTGATCGGCAAGGTCAATCGCGAGGACATGTGGCGCGATGCAGCCAAGACGCTCGGCGTCGCGGCGTCCGACATTCCGGCCTCGACCTCGCGCGGCAAGGAGACCTTCTTCGACGGCAAGGTGTTCGATCCGGAAAATCCGGCTGCCTATCTGAAGTCGCTCGCGATCAAGCGCGTCGAAGTCTGATGGAGCCAGCGGTCGCCTTCGGGCGGCCGCATCATCCTTTGCAGCCGGAGAGACATTGCCGATGAACATGACTGCCAGCAAGATCGAGATTGAAACTGCGACGCCTGCGGCCAGCGCCGCGCCGGTCGTCGCGATGACGCCGAAGCGTCCCCCGCGCAGCGAAGCTTACGCACGCATGGCGCGGGAGACGGCCGTGCGCGTGATCCCGCCGCTGGTCGTGATCGCGCTGCTGACGCTGGTATGGGAGCTGGTCTGCCGCCGCGCCGGCTCGGCCCTGCCGCCGCCGTCGAAAGTTTTCAGCGACACTAAGGAGCTGATCCTCGACCCGTTCTTCGACCATGGCGGCATCGACAAGGGACTGTTCTGGCATCTCTCCGCCAGTCTCCAGCGCGTCGCTTTCGGCTATTCGCTCTCGGCGATCGCCGGCATCGCGCTCGGCGTGCTGGTCGGGCAGTCGGTCTGGGCGATGCGCGGGCTCGACCCGCTGTTCCAGGTGCTGCGCACGATTCCGCCGCTGGCTTGGCTGCCGCTGTCGCTTGCGGCCTTCCGCGACGGCCAGCCTTCGGCCATCTTCGTGATCTTCATCACCTCGATCTGGCCGATCATCATCAACACCGCCGTCGGCATCCGCAACATTCCGCAGGACTATCGCAACGTCGCCGCGGTGGTGCAGCTCAATCCGCTCGAGTTCTTCGCCAAGATCATGATCCCGGCCGCCGCGCCCTACATCTTCACGGGTCTGCGTATCGGCATCGGCCTGTCCTGGCTCGCGATCGTCGCGGCCGAGATGCTCATCGGCGGCGTCGGTATCGGCTTCTTCATCTGGGACGCCTGGAACTCCTCGCATATCAGCGAGATCATCCTGGCGCTGTTCTATGTCGGCATCGTCGGCTTCGTGCTGGACCGCCTGATCGCGGGTCTCGGCAAGTTCGTCACGCGCGGCACCGCGCAGAATTGAAGGAGAGGGGCACATGACCGCCTATCTGAAGCTCGACCATATCGACAAGGTCTTCACCCGCGGCGCCGCCACGACCGAAGTGCTCAAGGAGATCAACCTCACGATCGAGAAGGGCGAATACGTCTCGATCATCGGCCATTCCGGTTGCGGCAAGTCGACCCTGCTCAACATCATCGCGGGCCTGACCAACGCCACCACCGGTGGCGTCTTGCTGGAGAACCGCGAAGTCAACTCGCCGGGGCCCGATCGTGCCGTGGTGTTCCAGAACCACAGCCTGTTGCCGTGGCTGACCGTCTACGAGAACGTCAAGCTCGGCGTGGACAAGGTCTTCGCCAGGACCAAATCCCGTGCCGAGCGCGATGCATGGGTGATGCACAATCTCAACCTCGTGCAGATGGCCCATGCCAGGGACAAGCGTCCGTCGGAGATCTCCGGCGGCATGAAGCAGCGCGTCGGCATCGCCCGGGCGTTGGCCATGGAGCCGAAGGTGCTGCTGCTCGACGAGCCGTTCGGCGCGCTCGACGCGCTGACCCGCGCACATTTGCAGGACTCCGTGATGGCCTTGCATCAGAAGCTCGGCAACACCATCCTGATGATCACCCACGACGTCGACGAGGCCGTGCTTCTCTCCGATCGCATCGTGATGATGACGAATGGGCCGAGCGCGCGCATCGGCGAGGTGCTGGACGTACCGCTGGCGCGGCCGCGCAAGCGGCTCGAGCTCGCCACCAACGCCACTTATCTGAAGTGCCGCCAGCGCGTGCTCGAATTCCTCTACGAGCGCCATCGCTTCGTCGAGGCCGCGTAAGGAAAGCGTTAACGCCTCTGCGCGCGCCCAAATAATCGACACCCCGCTCAATCCTTGTGCGCCGCACAAGGATTGAGCGAATCGCAAATTTAGCGTGCGAAAAAGCCTTGCCAAAGATTCGGGCCAGACGAATAACGTCCTGAAATCCCTGCATTTCCAGCGTGCGCGCAACTGGCACGGAAATTGAAATGTCTTTGCGCGACGCCAACGACGACGTCCCTCAACATCATCAATCAGCATCGTGAACTCGCCACCGGGGTGAAGCCTCGGAGCGCGCCCCCATGCGGGGCTGAGCCTGCAACGACGCAGCGGTGAGCCTGGAAGGGATATTCAATGACGAAAAATCCAACTTGGATTTCGGACTGGCGCCCCGAGGACGAGGCGTTCTGGAATGCGACTGGCAAGACGATCGCGCGACGCAACCTGATCTGGTCGATCGTGGCCGAGCATATCGGCTTCTCGGTCTGGCTGATCTGGAGCATCGTCACCACCAAGCTGCCGCAGGCGGGCTTCCACTACACCACCGACCAGCTGTTCCAGCTCGTCGCGGTGCCCGGCCTGATCGGCGCCCTGATGCGCTTTCCCTACACCTTCGCGGTGACGACGTTCGGCGGCCGCAACTGGACCATCTTCAGCGCGGCGATCCTGTTCATTCCGACGCTGTCGCTTGCCTATTTCGTGAGCCAGCCCGACACGCCGTTCTGGCTGATGCTGCTCGTCGCCTCGACCGCTGGCCTCGGCGGCGGCAATTTCGCCTCCAGCATGACCAACATCTCCTTCTTCTTCCCCGACCGGATGAAGGGATGGGCGCTCGGCCTCAACGCTGCCGGCGGCAATATCGGCGTCTCCAGCGTGCAGCTCTTGACCCCGATCCTGATGACACTCGCCGTGTTCAACCTGTTCCAGGCAACGCCCGTCGACGGCATCTTCCTCCAGAACGCCGGCCTGATGTGGGTGCTGCCGATCGCCATCGCCGTGTTCGGCGCCGTGTTCTACATGAACAACCTCACCACGGCGAAATCCTCGGTGAAGAACCAGCTCGCGATCGTCAAGCGCAAGCACACCTGGATCATGGCCTATCTCTATATCGGCACGTTCGGATCCTTCATCGGCTACTCCGCCGCGTTCCCACTGCTGCTCAAGACGCAGTTTCCGGCGGTGACGATCTCGATCGCCTTCCTCGGCCCGCTGGTCGGCTCGCTGTCGCGCCCGCTCGGCGGCTGGCTTGCCGACAAGATCGGCGGCTCCATCATCACTTTCTGGAATTTCATCGTGATGGCGGGCGCCACGGTCGGCGTGCTCTACTTCGTCGGGCAGAAGGATTTCATCGGCTTCCTGTCGATGTTCCTGATCCTGTTCGTGACGACGGGCATCGGCAACGGCTCGACCTACCGCATGATCCCCTCGATCTTCCGCGAGGAAAACCTGTTCAAGGTGCGCGGCAAGGGCGATGCGGCGCGCGCGCTCGCGCTGAAGACGGCGAGCATCGAGAGCGGCGCGGCAGTCGGCTTCATTGGCGCGATCGGTGCGGTCGGTGGCTATCTGATCCCGACCGGTTTCGGCAAGTCGATCGCCTTGACCGGCGGGCCGCAACTCGCCCTCGCGATCTATCTTGCCTTCTACGCCTCCTGCCTCGCTCTGACCTGGTGGTTCTACCTGCGTCGCAGCCCGCAGGGCGAAGGCGCCTCCAGCCTTGCCGAGGCGCGAGTCTGACACTTGGCACGAATGTCGCTTCTCCCCGTACGCGGGGAGAAGTCCCTCTGATGACGTTTGACCCACGAACTTCGTCCGCAACGGCGGGGACGAAGGCAGACCGAAACAGACAGGAGAACATCATGACGCCCGAACAGATCGCCCTCGTCCAGCAGAGCTTCTCCAAGGTCGCGCCGATATCCGAGCAGGCCGCGGTGCTGTTCTACGATCGCCTGTTCGAGATGGCGCCGTCCGTGCGCGCGATGTTTCCCGAGGACATGACCGAGCAGCGCAAGAAGCTGATGGGCATGCTCGCCGCCGTGGTCGGCGGCCTGTCGAATCTGGACTCGATTCTTCCCGCGGCTTCTGCGCTCGCCAAGCGTCACGTCGCCTACGGCGCCACGGCCGAGCACTACCCCGTGGTCGGGGCGACCTTGCTGTGGACCCTGGAGAAGGGGCTTGGCGAGGCCTGGACGCCCGAACTGGCAAAGGCCTGGACCGACGCCTACGGCGTCCTGTCCGGCTACATGATGTCCGAGGCCTACGGCGCGCAGCCGCAGGCCGCTGAATAGGAGATGCCTCGTGAGTGAACCGCTCGTCATCGTCGGTAACGGTATGGCGGCCGCGCGTCTGGTCGACGAGCTCGCCAAGACCGCGCTCGGCCGCTACGCGGTTGCCGTGATCGGCGAAGAGCCGCGGCTCGCTTACAACCGCGTGCTGCTTTCCTCCGTGCTGGCCGGCGAGACCGGGTCGCACGAGATCGAGCTCCGACCGGCCGATTGGTGGCGCCACCGCGGCGTCACCGTGCGCTACGGCTATCGCGTCACCGAGATTGATGTCGGCCGCCGCGAGCTGAAGATCGAGGGCGAAGAGAGCATGGAATACTCCAAGCTCGTGCTCGCCACAGGGTCGACGCCGCTGCGGCTCAACGTGCCGGGCGCCGATCTTGCCGGCGTTCACACCTTTCGCGATACCCGTGACGTCGACCTGCTCTTGACGCTTGCTGCGGCGAAGAAGCGCGTCGTCGTGGTCGGCGGCGGCCTGCTTGGGTTGGAAGCGGCTTACGGGCTCGCCAAGGCCGGTGCGCCGGTGACGCTGCTGCATCTGATGGACCGGCTGATGGAGCGTCAGCTCGATGCGCCGGCCGCCGGCCTGCTCAAGACGCTGGTCGAGCGCAAGGGCATCCGTATCCTGCTCAATGCCTGCACCGCCCGCATCCATGGCGAGGGTCACGTCCAGGCGGTCGAGCTTGCCGACGGCAGCCGCATCGAGGCCGACGCCGTGATCTTCGCCGCCGGCATCAAGCCGAACGTCGCGCTGGCCAAGGAAGCGGGGATCGCGGTCAACCGCGGTGTCGTCGTCAACGACGTGATGCAGACCTCCTCATCGGACATCTTCGCGCTCGGCGAATGCGCCGAGCATCACGGCACCTGCTATGGTCTGGTCGAGCCGGCCTATGAGCAGGCGCGCGTGCTGGCCCGGCATCTGGCCGGCCGGCCCGCGGCTTATCAGGGCAGCGTGGTCTCGACCAATCTCAAGGTCTCCGGCGTCAGCGTGTTCTCGGCGGGCGACTTCATGGGCGGCGAGGGCAGCGAAAGCCTGGTGCTGTCAGACCGCAGGCGCGGCACCTACAAGAAGCTCGTCATCGCGGACGGACGGCTCACAGGCGCCGTGCTGATCGGCGATACCGTCGATGCGCTCTGGTACCTCGAACTGATCCGCAACCGCGACAAGGTCGCGGCGATCCGCACTGACATGATGTTCGGCCGCGCGCTGGCGCGTCCTTCCAAGGCGGCTTGATTGGCAGCTTGATAAGGCAGCTCGATATGACGGCGATCGACCCTACGCTCCGCGCCACCAAGACGACCTGTCCCTATTGCGGCGTCGGCTGCGGCGTTCTGGCGACGCCCGACGGCA
This genomic stretch from Bradyrhizobium daqingense harbors:
- a CDS encoding globin family protein codes for the protein MTPEQIALVQQSFSKVAPISEQAAVLFYDRLFEMAPSVRAMFPEDMTEQRKKLMGMLAAVVGGLSNLDSILPAASALAKRHVAYGATAEHYPVVGATLLWTLEKGLGEAWTPELAKAWTDAYGVLSGYMMSEAYGAQPQAAE
- a CDS encoding NAD(P)/FAD-dependent oxidoreductase, with the translated sequence MSEPLVIVGNGMAAARLVDELAKTALGRYAVAVIGEEPRLAYNRVLLSSVLAGETGSHEIELRPADWWRHRGVTVRYGYRVTEIDVGRRELKIEGEESMEYSKLVLATGSTPLRLNVPGADLAGVHTFRDTRDVDLLLTLAAAKKRVVVVGGGLLGLEAAYGLAKAGAPVTLLHLMDRLMERQLDAPAAGLLKTLVERKGIRILLNACTARIHGEGHVQAVELADGSRIEADAVIFAAGIKPNVALAKEAGIAVNRGVVVNDVMQTSSSDIFALGECAEHHGTCYGLVEPAYEQARVLARHLAGRPAAYQGSVVSTNLKVSGVSVFSAGDFMGGEGSESLVLSDRRRGTYKKLVIADGRLTGAVLIGDTVDALWYLELIRNRDKVAAIRTDMMFGRALARPSKAA
- a CDS encoding formate/nitrite transporter family protein, giving the protein MSYLAPSEFVTKMVDAGESKIFMSTRDTIIRAYMAGAILALAAWFAVTITVNTGQPLVGALLFPVGFVMLYLLGFDLLTGVFVLSPLALIDKRPGVTVGGVLRNWGLVFVGNFAGAFTVAFMMAFVTTFGFTQAPDKVGAAIGNIGEGRTLGYAAHGAAGMATLFLRGMLCNWMVSTGVVGAMISTSVPGKVIAMWMPILVFFYMVFEHSVVNMFLFPSGLLLGAKFSIMDYLIWNEIPTVLGNLVGGLAFTGMTLYATHVMTKPKRQVDKVAKPRVAA
- a CDS encoding ABC transporter ATP-binding protein; the protein is MTAYLKLDHIDKVFTRGAATTEVLKEINLTIEKGEYVSIIGHSGCGKSTLLNIIAGLTNATTGGVLLENREVNSPGPDRAVVFQNHSLLPWLTVYENVKLGVDKVFARTKSRAERDAWVMHNLNLVQMAHARDKRPSEISGGMKQRVGIARALAMEPKVLLLDEPFGALDALTRAHLQDSVMALHQKLGNTILMITHDVDEAVLLSDRIVMMTNGPSARIGEVLDVPLARPRKRLELATNATYLKCRQRVLEFLYERHRFVEAA
- a CDS encoding MFS transporter, translated to MTKNPTWISDWRPEDEAFWNATGKTIARRNLIWSIVAEHIGFSVWLIWSIVTTKLPQAGFHYTTDQLFQLVAVPGLIGALMRFPYTFAVTTFGGRNWTIFSAAILFIPTLSLAYFVSQPDTPFWLMLLVASTAGLGGGNFASSMTNISFFFPDRMKGWALGLNAAGGNIGVSSVQLLTPILMTLAVFNLFQATPVDGIFLQNAGLMWVLPIAIAVFGAVFYMNNLTTAKSSVKNQLAIVKRKHTWIMAYLYIGTFGSFIGYSAAFPLLLKTQFPAVTISIAFLGPLVGSLSRPLGGWLADKIGGSIITFWNFIVMAGATVGVLYFVGQKDFIGFLSMFLILFVTTGIGNGSTYRMIPSIFREENLFKVRGKGDAARALALKTASIESGAAVGFIGAIGAVGGYLIPTGFGKSIALTGGPQLALAIYLAFYASCLALTWWFYLRRSPQGEGASSLAEARV
- a CDS encoding CmpA/NrtA family ABC transporter substrate-binding protein — encoded protein: MTKRTRRPSESTGLSRRQLLKATGSTAALLTATKLNFPAGAFAQDAGPEVKGAKLGFIALSDAGPLFVAKDKGLFAKYGMPDVDVQKQASWGTTRDNLVLGSEGNGIDGAHILTPMPYLISAGKVTQNNQPTPMYILARLNLDAQCISVAKEYADLKVGADASVLKAAFEKKKAEGKSVKVAMTFPGGTHDLWVRYWLAAGGIDPDKDVETITVPPPQMVANMKVGTMDAFCVGEPWPGQLVHQGIGYTAVNTGEIWSKHPEKSLGMRAAWVDKNPKAAKAILMAVMEAQQWADKMENKGELATIMAKRQWINCPVEDIADRAKGRFDYGIPGKVVENSPHIMKYWRDHASYPFQSHDLWFMTEDIRWGKYEAGIDSKALIGKVNREDMWRDAAKTLGVAASDIPASTSRGKETFFDGKVFDPENPAAYLKSLAIKRVEV
- the ntrB gene encoding nitrate ABC transporter permease, with the translated sequence MNMTASKIEIETATPAASAAPVVAMTPKRPPRSEAYARMARETAVRVIPPLVVIALLTLVWELVCRRAGSALPPPSKVFSDTKELILDPFFDHGGIDKGLFWHLSASLQRVAFGYSLSAIAGIALGVLVGQSVWAMRGLDPLFQVLRTIPPLAWLPLSLAAFRDGQPSAIFVIFITSIWPIIINTAVGIRNIPQDYRNVAAVVQLNPLEFFAKIMIPAAAPYIFTGLRIGIGLSWLAIVAAEMLIGGVGIGFFIWDAWNSSHISEIILALFYVGIVGFVLDRLIAGLGKFVTRGTAQN